The following proteins are encoded in a genomic region of Ostrea edulis chromosome 7, xbOstEdul1.1, whole genome shotgun sequence:
- the LOC130047840 gene encoding spermine synthase-like isoform X2 yields MMGVDDAKYLKPLSEPYHLEFIKELERSVSEHLNDFVEDCKSLCCPIRRAPGITWTYGYTGDERLLETDYEEILYETQSKWQNIKIARSREFGNVLLLDDDIMLGESDLIYTETLLGIGKNDFKNKHILILGGGDGGVLHELLKQSPANILMAEIDEEVVIACDKYLKKVCGDTMKKREGTNYKIKICDCVQELKDTLESGRKYDYIINDLTEFSVDKNQYGFSYQFETSCVILELSMKVLQPGGKYLARGNCLSARNYIKRFEKDVRALGLEFTRTDLHVPSFKETYCLYEVRNQINTDG; encoded by the exons ATGATGGGAG TGGACGATGCAAAATATTTGAAGCCGCTGTCTGAGCCATACCACTTAGAG TTCATAAAAGAACTAGAAAGGTCGGTGTCTGAACATCTCAATGATTTCGTTGAGGACTGTAAAAG TTTATGCTGTCCAATCAGAAGAGCCCCTGGTATCACGTGGACATATGGCTACACCGGTGACGAACGCCTACTTGAGACTGACTACGAGGAAATACTGTACGAGACACAGAGCAAATGGCAGAATATCAAAATCGCCAGATCAAGAGAGTTCGGCAATGTTCTTCTGCTCGATGATGATATAA TGCTTGGTGAGAGTGATTTGATTTACACAGAAACACTATTAGGAATCGGAAAGAAcgactttaaaaataaacacatacTTATCCTTGGAGGTGGAGACGGGGGCGTTTTACACGAGTTGTTAAAACAGTCACCGGCTAATATCCTCATGGCGGAA ATAGACGAAGAGGTGGTTATAGCCTGTGATAAGTACTTAAAGAAAGTATGTGGTGATACTATGAAGAAGAGGGAGGGGACGAATTATAAG ATAAAGATTTGTGATTGTGTGCAAGAACTTAAAGACACACTAGAATCCGGAAGAAAATATGATTACATCATCAACGATTTGACGGAATTTTCTGTCGACAAAAATCAGTACG GGTTTTCATACCAGTTTGAAACAAGTTGTGTGATTCTAGAACTCTCGATGAAAGTTTTGCAACCTGGAGGAAAATATCTAGCAAGA GGCAATTGTTTGAGCGCCCGTAATTACATTAAAAGGTTTGAGAAGGATGTGCGGGCTCTTGGTCTCGAGTTCACAAGAACAGATCTCCATGTTCCGTCATTCAAAGAGAC ATATTGCTTGTATGAAGTACGAAACCAGATTAACACAGATGGATGA
- the LOC130047840 gene encoding spermine synthase-like isoform X1 codes for MGTATVMMCFTLKKETFDSEEAHALYHTIPGICFHGNAELQTVCDCGEKGDKMITATSDDGSHIVIHLYHFAYLTVDITFVVDDAKYLKPLSEPYHLEFIKELERSVSEHLNDFVEDCKSLCCPIRRAPGITWTYGYTGDERLLETDYEEILYETQSKWQNIKIARSREFGNVLLLDDDIMLGESDLIYTETLLGIGKNDFKNKHILILGGGDGGVLHELLKQSPANILMAEIDEEVVIACDKYLKKVCGDTMKKREGTNYKIKICDCVQELKDTLESGRKYDYIINDLTEFSVDKNQYGFSYQFETSCVILELSMKVLQPGGKYLARGNCLSARNYIKRFEKDVRALGLEFTRTDLHVPSFKETYCLYEVRNQINTDG; via the exons ATGGGAACTGCAACCGTCATGATGTGTTTTACATTGAAAAAGGAGACATTTGACTCGGAAG AGGCCCATGCGCTGTATCATACCATACCGGGCATTTGTTTCCATGGCAATGCGGAATTACAAACGGTGTGTGACTGTGGGGAGAAAGGAGACAAGATGATCACGGCGACATCAGATGATGGGAG CCACATTGTGATTCATCTTTATCATTTCGCTTACCTCACGGTGGACATTACATTTGTAGTGGACGATGCAAAATATTTGAAGCCGCTGTCTGAGCCATACCACTTAGAG TTCATAAAAGAACTAGAAAGGTCGGTGTCTGAACATCTCAATGATTTCGTTGAGGACTGTAAAAG TTTATGCTGTCCAATCAGAAGAGCCCCTGGTATCACGTGGACATATGGCTACACCGGTGACGAACGCCTACTTGAGACTGACTACGAGGAAATACTGTACGAGACACAGAGCAAATGGCAGAATATCAAAATCGCCAGATCAAGAGAGTTCGGCAATGTTCTTCTGCTCGATGATGATATAA TGCTTGGTGAGAGTGATTTGATTTACACAGAAACACTATTAGGAATCGGAAAGAAcgactttaaaaataaacacatacTTATCCTTGGAGGTGGAGACGGGGGCGTTTTACACGAGTTGTTAAAACAGTCACCGGCTAATATCCTCATGGCGGAA ATAGACGAAGAGGTGGTTATAGCCTGTGATAAGTACTTAAAGAAAGTATGTGGTGATACTATGAAGAAGAGGGAGGGGACGAATTATAAG ATAAAGATTTGTGATTGTGTGCAAGAACTTAAAGACACACTAGAATCCGGAAGAAAATATGATTACATCATCAACGATTTGACGGAATTTTCTGTCGACAAAAATCAGTACG GGTTTTCATACCAGTTTGAAACAAGTTGTGTGATTCTAGAACTCTCGATGAAAGTTTTGCAACCTGGAGGAAAATATCTAGCAAGA GGCAATTGTTTGAGCGCCCGTAATTACATTAAAAGGTTTGAGAAGGATGTGCGGGCTCTTGGTCTCGAGTTCACAAGAACAGATCTCCATGTTCCGTCATTCAAAGAGAC ATATTGCTTGTATGAAGTACGAAACCAGATTAACACAGATGGATGA